In one Leptospiraceae bacterium genomic region, the following are encoded:
- a CDS encoding bacitracin resistance protein BacA, which translates to MIQREIYTPPSGLPQVNPLAPEMFQALGEEKIRELVRVFYMHIAKSSIRNMFPEDLLESETKAADFMVQIMGGPSYYMQKNGPARMRMRHFPFEIDEKARRAWLACYKNALSEIEIGEEEKKKIWDFLVSFSSWMVNKK; encoded by the coding sequence ATGATACAGAGAGAAATTTACACACCTCCTTCCGGCCTGCCTCAGGTCAATCCCTTAGCTCCTGAAATGTTCCAGGCCCTCGGCGAAGAAAAAATTCGAGAACTGGTTCGAGTCTTTTATATGCATATCGCAAAATCTTCTATTCGAAATATGTTTCCGGAAGACTTACTGGAAAGTGAAACCAAAGCTGCTGATTTTATGGTACAGATTATGGGAGGGCCTTCGTATTATATGCAAAAGAATGGACCCGCTCGAATGAGGATGAGGCATTTTCCTTTTGAAATTGATGAAAAAGCAAGAAGAGCCTGGCTTGCCTGTTATAAAAATGCCTTATCTGAGATTGAAATCGGAGAAGAAGAAAAGAAAAAAATTTGGGATTTTCTCGTAAGTTTTTCTTCCTGGATGGTTAATAAGAAATAG
- a CDS encoding ParA family protein — MAEIICIASQKGGVGKTTTSVHVSAGLALSGFRTLLIDLDPQRNTTSIFFDSIEEEYHGVYAIFRDGLELKPEFFIQTRFENLSILPSSIELSEANSYIAKKSRGMFLLKDALSPFKNHFDFIVIDCPPNVSHLTLNALNCGTGLLIPVQASRFVIDGIVDLLKIHANVSERYNPSLKIIGALLNNYNSRTALSKAIIPLVQKYIPVLKTKITHSVVVEEAALLHQTLYEYDKKHKLTQAFRKVIKEILKFYEV, encoded by the coding sequence ATGGCAGAAATTATTTGTATAGCCAGTCAGAAAGGAGGAGTGGGAAAAACAACCACCTCTGTTCATGTCTCTGCGGGACTTGCTCTTTCGGGCTTTAGAACTCTTTTAATAGACCTGGATCCCCAGAGGAATACAACCAGCATTTTCTTTGATTCTATCGAAGAGGAATACCATGGGGTCTATGCAATTTTTCGAGATGGCCTTGAATTGAAACCTGAATTTTTTATCCAGACGCGGTTTGAGAATCTGAGTATCCTTCCTTCCAGTATCGAGCTATCTGAAGCCAACTCCTATATCGCAAAAAAAAGTCGTGGAATGTTTCTACTAAAAGATGCTTTATCTCCTTTCAAAAATCATTTTGATTTTATTGTTATTGATTGTCCACCCAATGTTTCTCATCTGACTTTAAATGCTTTAAATTGTGGAACAGGTCTTTTAATTCCCGTACAGGCTTCGCGATTTGTGATAGATGGAATTGTAGATCTCTTAAAAATTCATGCAAATGTATCGGAACGTTATAATCCTTCATTGAAAATCATTGGTGCTTTATTAAATAATTATAATTCAAGAACTGCTTTGTCTAAAGCGATTATTCCCCTGGTTCAAAAATATATCCCGGTATTAAAAACGAAAATTACCCATTCGGTTGTAGTAGAAGAAGCTGCTCTCTTACATCAGACTCTGTACGAATACGATAAAAAACACAAACTCACCCAGGCCTTCCGCAAAGTAATTAAGGAAATTCTAAAATTTTATGAGGTTTAA
- a CDS encoding RNA pyrophosphohydrolase yields MDKPYRKCVGIVVFNSEGKVLVGERIGMENNWQFPQGGIDKEEIPIEAAKRELFEEVGIQDGEMVYEHEEWLSYDFPSYISGKKFKKFRGQTQKWFLVYWNRPVEDCILDGHEPEFSALQFIPLQNSLETVVEFKREVYEKLIEAFEPKIHSFLEMKKKL; encoded by the coding sequence ATGGATAAACCGTATCGAAAATGTGTGGGAATTGTTGTCTTTAATTCAGAAGGAAAGGTTCTTGTGGGAGAACGGATCGGGATGGAAAATAACTGGCAATTTCCCCAGGGTGGAATCGATAAAGAAGAAATCCCGATAGAGGCTGCAAAGCGGGAGCTTTTTGAGGAAGTGGGAATTCAGGATGGAGAAATGGTTTATGAACATGAAGAGTGGTTGTCTTATGATTTTCCATCTTATATCTCAGGAAAGAAATTTAAAAAATTTAGAGGCCAGACCCAGAAATGGTTTCTGGTTTACTGGAATCGACCTGTAGAAGATTGTATTCTGGATGGACATGAACCTGAATTTTCAGCTTTACAATTCATTCCTTTGCAAAACTCACTTGAGACTGTGGTTGAGTTTAAAAGAGAAGTATACGAAAAATTAATAGAGGCTTTTGAACCGAAAATTCATTCGTTCCTGGAAATGAAAAAAAAGTTATGA
- a CDS encoding adenosine kinase produces the protein MENYDVFGLGNALVDTVVSVDEAFLEANKITKGVMTLVDAKSQKRLLNNLETKKKELRSGGSAANTMVALAHCGGTGIYTGKVSADINGIFYKDDMIRTGIHFEVEPAKTGDTGTCVVLITPDAERTMLTHLGISTGLSGIDIDPEKIKFSQIAYIEGYLWDGDGTKEASIRTMEYAKQFKKKIAYTYSDPFCVSRSRDEFLKLTKEYFDIVFCNFEEAKAMSEKENPEDAVRFLGELCSTVFMTHGKEGAYYFHEGEIKKVEGFPVKAIDTVGAGDCFAAGALYGLTHHLNLEKCCRLGNYLASKVVQVVGPRLDEPIKENIKKIVG, from the coding sequence ATGGAAAACTATGATGTGTTCGGGCTTGGTAATGCCCTTGTAGATACGGTTGTATCCGTAGATGAAGCTTTTTTAGAAGCTAATAAAATTACAAAAGGGGTGATGACCCTTGTGGATGCTAAATCCCAGAAGCGACTTTTAAACAATCTGGAAACGAAAAAGAAAGAACTTCGTTCCGGGGGAAGTGCAGCCAACACCATGGTAGCACTGGCTCATTGTGGTGGTACCGGGATTTATACCGGAAAAGTTTCTGCTGATATAAATGGAATTTTTTACAAAGATGATATGATACGTACCGGCATACATTTTGAAGTGGAACCCGCTAAGACGGGAGATACAGGAACCTGTGTAGTTTTAATCACACCGGATGCCGAAAGAACCATGCTTACCCACCTCGGAATTTCAACAGGTCTGAGTGGAATTGATATAGATCCGGAGAAGATCAAATTCTCCCAAATAGCCTATATAGAAGGATACCTCTGGGACGGAGATGGAACCAAAGAAGCATCTATTAGAACTATGGAATATGCAAAACAGTTTAAAAAGAAAATTGCTTATACATATAGTGATCCATTTTGCGTCAGCCGTTCCAGGGATGAATTTCTAAAACTTACAAAAGAATATTTTGATATAGTTTTTTGTAACTTTGAAGAAGCGAAAGCGATGAGCGAGAAAGAAAACCCGGAAGATGCGGTTCGGTTCTTAGGAGAATTATGTTCTACCGTATTTATGACACACGGAAAAGAAGGAGCTTATTATTTCCATGAAGGAGAAATAAAAAAAGTAGAGGGTTTTCCTGTAAAAGCCATTGATACAGTAGGAGCCGGGGACTGTTTTGCTGCCGGTGCCTTATATGGCTTAACCCACCACTTAAACCTTGAAAAATGTTGTAGACTCGGAAATTACCTGGCATCTAAGGTCGTGCAAGTAGTAGGTCCAAGACTCGACGAACCTATAAAAGAGAATATAAAAAAAATAGTAGGCTAA